Proteins from one Candidatus Methanosphaera massiliense genomic window:
- a CDS encoding cysteine desulfurase family protein, which yields MYMDNSATSPVDEEVLKEMLPFFNERFGNASTLYRLGVDAKEVLEKARKQVADLINADPSEITFTSGGTESDNMVIKGIALKEIQKSTEENPRNHIITSAIEHPAVLKTCEFLEKFGFEVTYLPVDEDGLISLDDLKNAIKDSTILITIMHANNEVGTIQPIKEIGEIAREHNIPFHTDAVQSAGKIPVDVKEQNIDLLSLSSHKINGPKGVGAVYIKKGIRLEVFMHGGGQENGLRSGTENIPGIVGFGKAAELANERLEEHMKHNQEIRDALIEKVLANIKDSYVNGSLEHRLPNNVHFRFSGVEGESLILRLDNEGIDGATGSACSTHDLKGSHVLAALGIKPALSHGSLRLSIGPENSIDDVDYIVASIKKVVDYLRDLSPLWDNEEDKYIGDRFEKPVEDEDLDRY from the coding sequence ATATACATGGATAACTCAGCAACTTCACCAGTAGATGAAGAAGTACTAAAAGAAATGTTACCATTCTTTAACGAAAGATTTGGAAACGCATCAACATTATACAGATTAGGAGTAGACGCAAAAGAAGTACTTGAAAAAGCAAGAAAGCAAGTAGCAGACCTAATCAATGCAGATCCAAGTGAAATAACCTTCACAAGTGGAGGAACAGAATCAGATAACATGGTCATTAAAGGAATAGCATTAAAAGAAATACAAAAATCAACAGAGGAAAACCCTAGAAACCACATCATAACTTCTGCAATAGAACACCCAGCAGTACTAAAAACATGTGAATTCCTAGAAAAATTCGGATTTGAAGTAACATACTTACCAGTAGACGAAGATGGACTAATAAGTCTAGACGACTTAAAAAATGCAATAAAAGACAGCACCATCTTAATTACAATCATGCACGCTAACAACGAAGTAGGTACAATCCAGCCAATAAAAGAAATAGGAGAAATAGCAAGAGAACACAACATACCATTCCACACTGATGCAGTACAAAGTGCAGGTAAAATACCAGTAGACGTAAAAGAACAAAACATAGACCTATTATCATTATCAAGCCACAAAATAAACGGTCCAAAAGGTGTAGGAGCAGTATACATCAAAAAAGGAATAAGACTTGAAGTATTCATGCACGGTGGAGGACAAGAAAACGGACTAAGATCAGGAACTGAAAACATACCTGGAATTGTAGGATTCGGTAAAGCAGCAGAACTTGCTAATGAAAGATTAGAAGAACACATGAAACACAACCAAGAAATCAGAGATGCATTAATAGAAAAAGTATTAGCAAACATTAAAGACTCATACGTAAATGGTAGCCTAGAACACAGATTACCAAACAACGTACACTTCAGATTCTCAGGAGTAGAAGGAGAATCACTAATTTTAAGATTAGATAACGAAGGAATAGACGGAGCAACTGGATCAGCATGTTCAACCCATGATCTTAAAGGATCACACGTATTAGCAGCATTAGGAATAAAACCAGCATTATCTCACGGTTCACTAAGATTATCCATAGGACCAGAAAACTCAATCGACGATGTAGACTACATAGTAGCATCAATTAAAAAAGTAGTAGATTATCTAAGAGACCTATCACCACTATGGGATAACGAAGAAGACAAATACATAGGAGATAGGTTTGAAAAACCAGTAGAAGATGAAGATTTAGACAGATATTAA